Genomic window (Phycisphaerae bacterium):
ACCATTTTCCTGACGACCCGACGGCCAAAGTCTGGCTGGCCAAGTCGCTGATCACGCGGCGGGACAACGATCAGGCGAGCGAGTACCTGCTGGGCTTGGTCGAGGATATCGAACAGCGTCAACAGAAGTGTCCGGAATACGCCGACGCGTGCCGGTTGCTCAGCGGGATCGCCCTGCAGCAAAAGGGCGAAAACGTGGTCGAGGAGGCGTTCAAGTGGCTCGACCGAGCGGTGGCCTACGATCCGAACCATGCCGAAAGCTACGTGGCCCGCAGCCGTTTCTATCGAACGGCTCCGGCTTTCAGCGGCAAATCCCGGGCCGAGTTGGTTGAATTGGCCCGGCGGGATCTGGAACACGCCGACTCGCTGACCCCGGCCGATCCGCGAGTGCGGCTGGCTATCGCTGCGGAGTGGATGGAGCTTGGCGACGCGGATCGCGCCGCCGCCCAGATCGCGGCGATCGACGGCCTTCCTCGCGAGACGGTCATGCCCTACTTCCTGGACTACAATGACTGGCTGGTGGCCCTGTTCGTCCAGAAGTCGGAACTGGCGTTCGCGGGGAACGACGCGACGGCATCCGCCGCGGCCCTGGCCGACCAGACGCTGGACCGACTGGAGCAGGAGCGGCATCGGATCCGGGTGCTGCCTTCCGCGGTAAAAATCTACCTGTCCGGCCGTCGGATCGCCGACGCCCGGACCGCTCTCGACGAGTACCTGGAACTGCTCGGGCGGATGGAGCCGACCGCCGTCGCCAGCGAAGAGACCATCTACCTCGAGGCGATTGTCGCTCTGGCCGAGGGGCGTCCGTACCGGGCGATCGAGCTGCTGGGGCCGGTGGTCGTGCGCAACCCGAATCGGCCCCTGTACTGGAAGGTGCTGGCCGAATGCTACAGTCAGACGGGGCAGGCCCGACGCGCCGCACAGGCGCTCGCGCAGTACCTGGAGTATCGCCCGGGCGACACGGCGGCGCTGCTCGATCTGCTGGCCCACCACAACTCACAGCGGGACTGGGCCTCAGCCGTGGAGGTCGCCTCGAGGATCGAACGTCTCGATCCGAGCGATCCGGCGGGAACGTTGATGCGGATCGAAGCGGCGATGCACGCGGCGGCCGCCGGCCCTGAGGACGGGCGGGAACAGGCCTTTTCGCAACTGGCCGCGGAGTTGACCGCCCTGCGCGCGGCGCACCCCGAGTCGGCGGACGCGCGGGTGCTTCAGGCGATGCTGGCGGTGGCGAGAGGGCGTCTCGATGAGGCCGAGGGCGAGTTGAAGTCCATGGCCGCCGAGGATGGCGACGACGCGCTGACCGCCCGAATGCAACTGGCCCGCGTCTATGGCCGGCAGGGACGGCTTGACGATGCCATCGCGGTCTGTCGGGAGGCGTATCGAACGCACGCGGGCGCGGTTGCGCCGTACCTGACGCTGGCCGAGATTCAGAGCGGCCTGGGCCGTTCGGCCGAGGCCATCGCCACCCTTCGCGCGGGACTCGACACGGTTGGCGAGCCGCGGGCCCAGCGCGATCTGCGGCTGAAGCTGGCTCTGCTCGAGATCACCTCGGGCGACCGTCAGTCCGGCGTGGCGATGCTCAAGGACGCAGCGGCCGCCGACGTCTACGACGTGGACGCCCGTTCGCTGCTGCTGCGGCTGCCGGAGATCCGCCAGGATCGGGCATTCGCCCAGACGCTGGTGGATGAGATTCGCAGTACCCAGGGCGCCAGCGGGCTGCTCTGGCGGCTCCATCAGGCCTCCCTCTGGCTGGACGGCGACGACTGGCGCAGCCGCCACAAGGAGATCGGCGAGATGCTCAGCCGTTGCGTCGAGTCCGATCTGCAGTGGTCCGCCCCCGTCCTGCTGTTGGGACGGATGCACGAGCAGCTTGGCGAACTGGCCCGGGCCGAGCAACTGTATCGCCGCAGCCTCTCGGCCAACCCCGGGAGCGTTGAGGTGGCGGACCGGTTGGTGGCGCTGCTGGACCATCAGGACCGTTACGCCGACGCCCGGGAAGTGCTGGATGGACTGCAGGTCGACCCGCATTCGCGCAGCGACCGTCGCGTTCGCATGGCCATCGGCGCCGGACAACTGGACGAGGCGATCGGCGAGTTGAGGCTGCGGATTGCGGACGATCCGAACGACGTCGAATCCCGCGTGCTGCTGGCCCAGGTGCTTGGCCGCCAGGGCGGTCACGCCGACGAAGCCCTGATGCTGCTCGACCAGGCCCAGGCCCTGCATCCCGGTGCGTCGGGCCTGTTGGCTGCGCGAGTCGCGATCCTCCAGTCGGCGGGTCGGCTGGACGAGGCCAGCGCCGTGCTCGATGCGGCGGTGGCGCAGCGAGGCGATCGGCGGGCCCACGCCCTGCGCGGGGCATTCCATCAGGACCTCGGCCAGACCGATCTGGCGGAGAAGGACTTCGTGAAGCTGGCCGACATGGACGCCAACGGCCAGGGCTACGAGTTGCTCGGCCGGTTCTACGCTGAGACCGGTCGGATGGATCAAGCCATCGAGACCTGGCGGCAGGGGTTGGAGAAGCACGTAGAAAACGCCTCGTTGGCTCGGCGCCTGATCCGGGCGCTGGCTTCCCGCGACAAGGAAGGTGATCGCCTACAGGCCATGGCGCTGCTGGAGGATCTGGAGAAGCGGATGGGTGATGACGCGGACCTGCTGCTTCTGCGGGTTGCGATGATGTCCAAGGCCGAAGGCGGCGCGGATCGCGAACAGGTCCGGCCGCTTCTGGAGCGGGCGGTGCAACTGAATCCGATGTTGACGGATGCTCACCTGCGGCTGATCGAACTGGCGTTCCAGAACGGCGACCATGCAGCCGCCCGCGACCTGGCGATCCGCGCCCTGGCCACGCAGCCGGACCAGCCGCAACTGCTTCTGGCCCGCGCGCATGCCGAGCATTCGCTGGGCGATCCGACTTCAGCTTTGGAACTGGCGAAGATGGCGGTGCGGTCGGCCCCAACCGACCCGGAGGCGTGCCACGCCCTGGCCAGTCTCGCCGTATCGACTCAGGACCGGGCGGCGATCGACGAGGCCAGGCAGGCCCTCGAACGGGCCCTGGAGGCGCGTCCCGACAGCGACCGCCTGCGGTTGGCCTCAGCGCTGGTGCTGACGGCGGGCGGCGAACGCGAGGCGGCCATCCGTCAACTGGAGACTCACTTGACGACCCGGCCGGCCCGCGAGGACGCCGGCATGCTCCTGGCCTTGGCCGAGCTGTACCGTGTCGGCGGCCAGTTCGACGAGGCGGCCCAGCGGATCGAGCAGGCCGAGCGGGTCGAACCGAATTCGCCGACCGTGGTCAGGGAGCGGGTCCTCCTGCTGGCTGCGCAGAAGAAGTATGACGATCTTGACACCATGATCGAGGCCTATCGCGGGCGGGCCGAGGCCGATCCGTTGGTGGTGTACGCGGCCGCCTCGGCCCTCGGAGCGACCGGGTCGCCGGACCGCGCCCAACGTGCGATGGACCTCTATGAATACGTCACGCAGCAAGCTCCTCAGATGGTCGAAGCCCGGCTGGGGCTGGCCCTGATGGCCTATCACGCCGGACAGACGGAGCGGGCCGAGACCTTGTACCAACAGGTGCTCGATGCCAGTCCGGACAACATCCAGGCCCT
Coding sequences:
- a CDS encoding tetratricopeptide repeat protein yields the protein MKRQMIARARVNVRLLVILLLVVVGLGVAAVAARQVRRNILASRALAAGQDACQRGDWPEARKQLREYLSRRPDDLPVLEQYAKAELSIEPIEERNIRWAVGAYRQLLRYDPKHREAYHELARLYAGMRNFDELGYITRLCLDHFPDDPTAKVWLAKSLITRRDNDQASEYLLGLVEDIEQRQQKCPEYADACRLLSGIALQQKGENVVEEAFKWLDRAVAYDPNHAESYVARSRFYRTAPAFSGKSRAELVELARRDLEHADSLTPADPRVRLAIAAEWMELGDADRAAAQIAAIDGLPRETVMPYFLDYNDWLVALFVQKSELAFAGNDATASAAALADQTLDRLEQERHRIRVLPSAVKIYLSGRRIADARTALDEYLELLGRMEPTAVASEETIYLEAIVALAEGRPYRAIELLGPVVVRNPNRPLYWKVLAECYSQTGQARRAAQALAQYLEYRPGDTAALLDLLAHHNSQRDWASAVEVASRIERLDPSDPAGTLMRIEAAMHAAAAGPEDGREQAFSQLAAELTALRAAHPESADARVLQAMLAVARGRLDEAEGELKSMAAEDGDDALTARMQLARVYGRQGRLDDAIAVCREAYRTHAGAVAPYLTLAEIQSGLGRSAEAIATLRAGLDTVGEPRAQRDLRLKLALLEITSGDRQSGVAMLKDAAAADVYDVDARSLLLRLPEIRQDRAFAQTLVDEIRSTQGASGLLWRLHQASLWLDGDDWRSRHKEIGEMLSRCVESDLQWSAPVLLLGRMHEQLGELARAEQLYRRSLSANPGSVEVADRLVALLDHQDRYADAREVLDGLQVDPHSRSDRRVRMAIGAGQLDEAIGELRLRIADDPNDVESRVLLAQVLGRQGGHADEALMLLDQAQALHPGASGLLAARVAILQSAGRLDEASAVLDAAVAQRGDRRAHALRGAFHQDLGQTDLAEKDFVKLADMDANGQGYELLGRFYAETGRMDQAIETWRQGLEKHVENASLARRLIRALASRDKEGDRLQAMALLEDLEKRMGDDADLLLLRVAMMSKAEGGADREQVRPLLERAVQLNPMLTDAHLRLIELAFQNGDHAAARDLAIRALATQPDQPQLLLARAHAEHSLGDPTSALELAKMAVRSAPTDPEACHALASLAVSTQDRAAIDEARQALERALEARPDSDRLRLASALVLTAGGEREAAIRQLETHLTTRPAREDAGMLLALAELYRVGGQFDEAAQRIEQAERVEPNSPTVVRERVLLLAAQKKYDDLDTMIEAYRGRAEADPLVVYAAASALGATGSPDRAQRAMDLYEYVTQQAPQMVEARLGLALMAYHAGQTERAETLYQQVLDASPDNIQALNDLAWIVGVEDGRLEEGLQLADRGLRLAPRNLHLRDTRGAILAAMPDRLNDAKADFAMCVELSQDPARRARSLLQLARVCSQLGQTQEAHSHLEEALRIDREHKIFSPKERSEADELLRAGEADAGQAG